A single region of the Triticum dicoccoides isolate Atlit2015 ecotype Zavitan chromosome 2B, WEW_v2.0, whole genome shotgun sequence genome encodes:
- the LOC119367965 gene encoding very-long-chain 3-oxoacyl-CoA reductase 1-like gives MAGASAQPAWAQALAAVGLLVASRAAVRLALWLYAAFLRPAKPLRRRYGAWAVVTGATDGIGRALAFELAAAGLGLVLVGRSPEKLAAVSKEVSARFPGAEVRTFVIDFAADGLAANVAVLAESIRGLDVGVLVNNAGHGYPYARYFHEVDEELRRNLIRLNVEAVTRVTHAVLPGMVERKRGAVVNIGSGAASIMPSTPLYTVYAATKAYADQFSRSLYVEYKNKGIDVQCQVPMYVATKMASIRQASLFAPSPETYARAAVRYIGYEPRCAPYWPHALLWFLFSVVPEPLVDGYVLGMSLGIRKMGRAKEARKKAM, from the exons ATGGCCGGGGCAAGCGCGCAGCCGGCGTGGGCGCAGGCGCTCGCGGCAGTGGGCCTCCTCGTCGCGTCGCGCGCCGCGGTGCGCCTTGCGCTGTGGCTCTACGCGGCCTTCCTCCGTCCCGCCAAGCCGCTGCGCCGCCGCTACGGTGCATGGGCCGTCGTCACGGGCGCCACGGACGGCATCGGCCgcgcgctcgccttcgagctcgccgccgccgggctcggCCTCGTCCTCGTCGGCCGCAGCCCCGAGAAGCTCGCCGCGGTCTCCAAAGAGGTCAGCGCTAGGTTCCCCGGCGCTGAGGTGCGCACCTTCGTCATCGACTTCGCCGCCGACGGACTCGCCGCTAACGTGGCCGTGCTGGCGGAGTCCATCCGGGGACTCGACGTCGGCGTGCTCGTCAACAATGCGGGTCACGGCTACCCGTATGCCCGCTACTTCCACGAGGTGGACGAGGAGCTCAGGAGGAACCTGATACGCCTCAACGTCGAGGCCGTCACCCGGGTGACGCACGCCGTGCTCCCTGGCATGGTGGAGCGCAAGCGCGGCGCCGTGGTGAACATCGGATCCGGCGCCGCCTCCATCATGCCGTCCACCCCGCTCTACACCGTCTACGCCGCCACCAAGGC ATATGCTGATCAATTCTCGCGAAGCCTATATGTGGAGTATAAGAACAAAGGCATCGATGTGCAATGCCAG GTACCCATGTACGTGGCGACGAAGATGGCCTCAATTAGGCAGGCCTCCCTGTTTGCCCCGTCACCGGAGACGTATGCCCGCGCCGCCGTGCGCTACATTGGGTACGAGCCTCGGTGCGCGCCCTACTGGCCGCACGCCCTCCTGTGGTTCCTCTTCTCCGTGGTGCCTGAGCCCCTCGTCGATGGGTACGTCCTCGGCATGTCCCTCGGTATCCGCAAAATGGGCCGCGCCAAGGAGGCCAGGAAGAAAGCGATGTGA